A portion of the Cygnus olor isolate bCygOlo1 chromosome 15, bCygOlo1.pri.v2, whole genome shotgun sequence genome contains these proteins:
- the SHMT1 gene encoding serine hydroxymethyltransferase, cytosolic isoform X6: MANSAANSGLPSAELWASHNKMVMEPLDSNDPEVHSIIKKEKQRQRLGLELIASENFASRAVLEALGSCLNNKYSEGYPGQRYYGGTEFVDELERLCQKRALQAYRLDPQKWGVNVQPYSGSPANFAVYTALVEPHGRIMGLDLPDGGHLTHGFMTEKKKISATSVFFESMPYKVNPKTGYIDYDRLEENARLFHPKLIIAGVSCYSRNLDYARMRKIADANGAYLMADMAHISGLVAAGVVPSPFDHCDVVSTTTHKTLRGCRAGMIFYRKGTRSVDPKTGKETLYNLESLINQAVFPGLQGGPHNHAIAGTQQCRTSPPALPKTLQQLLEAPQNSALPPPLPGLCLPAGIAVALRQAMTPEFKAYQQQVVANCRALSAALMELGYDIVTGGSDNHLILLDLRSRGTDGGRAERVLELCSIACNKNTCPGDVSALRPSGLRFGTPALTSRGFQQDDFRMVAQYIHRGIELTLRVQSDMSPKATLKEFKEKLEEEQYQKELKALKVEVEAFAATFPLPGLPVL, encoded by the exons ATGGCGAACTCGGCAGCGAACTCGGGCCTCCCTAGTGCGGAGCTCTGGGCCTCCCACAACAAGATGGTGATGGAGCCGCTCGACAGCAACGACCCGGAG GTGCACAGCATCATCAAGAAGGAGAAGCAGCggcagaggctggggctggagctgatCGCGTCGGAGAACTTTGCGAGCCGAGCGGTCCTGGAGGCCCTGGGATCCTGCCTGAACAACAAATACTCCGAGGGCTACCCAGGACAGAG GTACTACGGGGGGACCGAGTTCGTAGACGAGCTGGAAAGGCTGTGTCAGAAGCGAGCCCTGCAGGCGTACCGCCTCGACCCCCAGAAGTGGGGCGTCAACGTCCAGCCCTACTCAG GGTCCCCCGCCAACTTCGCCGTGTACACGGCCTTGGTGGAGCCTCACGGCAGGATCATGGGGCTGGACCTGCCCGACGGGGGGCACCTGACGCACGGGTTCATGACGGAGAAGAAGAAGATCTCTGCCACCTCTGTCTTCTTCGAGTCCATGCCCTACAAG gTCAACCCCAAGACGGGTTACATCGATTATGACCGCCTGGAGGAGAACGCCCGCCTGTTCCACCCCAAGCTGATCATAGCAG GCGTCAGCTGCTACTCGCGCAACCTGGACTACGCCCGCATGCGGAAGATCGCCGACGCCAACGGCGCCTACCTCATGGCCGACATGGCCCACATCAGCGGGCTGGTGGCCGCCGGCGTCGTGCCCTCGCCCTTCGACCACTGCGATGTCGTCTCCACCACCACGCACAAGACCctgcggggctgcagggccggCATGATCTTCTACCGCAAAG GCACCCGCAGCGTGGACCCCAAGACGGGCAAGGAAACGCTCTACAACCTGGAGAGCCTCATCAACCAGGCGGTCTTccccgggctgcaggggggccCGCACAACCACGCCATCGCAGGTACACA GCAGTGCCGCACATCCCCACCAGCTCTCCCGAAGACCCTCCAACAACTTTTGGAAGCCCCCCAGAACtcagccctccccccccccctccccgggcttTGCCTCCCCGCAGGGATCGCCGTGGCGCTGCGGCAGGCCATGACGCCCGAGTTCAAGGCGTACCAGCAGCAGGTGGTGGCCAACTGCAGGGCGCTCTCGGCAGCGCTGATGGAGCTGGGCTACGACATTGTCACGG GGGGCTCCGACAACCACCTCATTCTCCTGGACCTGCGCAGCAGAGGCACGGACGGCGGCCGGGCCGAGCGGGTGCTGGAGCTCTGCTCCATCGCCTGCAACAAGAACACGTGCCCCG GCGACGTCAGCGCCCTGCGCCCCAGCGGTCTGCGCTTCGGGACGCCGGCTCTCACCTCCCGCGGCTTCCAGCAGGATGATTTCCGCATGGTGGCTCAGTACATccacagag GGATCGAGCTGACGCTGCGGGTGCAGAGCGACATGAGCCCCAAGGCCACGCTGAAGGAGTTCAAGGAGAAACTGGAGGAGGAGCAATACCAGAAGGAGCTCAAGGCACTGAAGGTGGAGGTGGAAGCCTTCGCAGCGACCTTCCCGCTCCCAGGGCTGCCTGTCCTGTAA
- the SHMT1 gene encoding serine hydroxymethyltransferase, cytosolic isoform X7, producing MANSAANSGLPSAELWASHNKMVMEPLDSNDPEVHSIIKKEKQRQRLGLELIASENFASRAVLEALGSCLNNKYSEGYPGQRYYGGTEFVDELERLCQKRALQAYRLDPQKWGVNVQPYSGSPANFAVYTALVEPHGRIMGLDLPDGGHLTHGFMTEKKKISATSVFFESMPYKVNPKTGYIDYDRLEENARLFHPKLIIAGVSCYSRNLDYARMRKIADANGAYLMADMAHISGLVAAGVVPSPFDHCDVVSTTTHKTLRGCRAGMIFYRKGTRSVDPKTGKETLYNLESLINQAVFPGLQGGPHNHAIAGIAVALRQAMTPEFKAYQQQVVANCRALSAALMELGYDIVTGGSDNHLILLDLRSRGTDGGRAERVLELCSIACNKNTCPGDVSALRPSGLRFGTPALTSRGFQQDDFRMVAQYIHRGIELTLRVQSDMSPKATLKEFKEKLEEEQYQKELKALKVEVEAFAATFPLPGLPVL from the exons ATGGCGAACTCGGCAGCGAACTCGGGCCTCCCTAGTGCGGAGCTCTGGGCCTCCCACAACAAGATGGTGATGGAGCCGCTCGACAGCAACGACCCGGAG GTGCACAGCATCATCAAGAAGGAGAAGCAGCggcagaggctggggctggagctgatCGCGTCGGAGAACTTTGCGAGCCGAGCGGTCCTGGAGGCCCTGGGATCCTGCCTGAACAACAAATACTCCGAGGGCTACCCAGGACAGAG GTACTACGGGGGGACCGAGTTCGTAGACGAGCTGGAAAGGCTGTGTCAGAAGCGAGCCCTGCAGGCGTACCGCCTCGACCCCCAGAAGTGGGGCGTCAACGTCCAGCCCTACTCAG GGTCCCCCGCCAACTTCGCCGTGTACACGGCCTTGGTGGAGCCTCACGGCAGGATCATGGGGCTGGACCTGCCCGACGGGGGGCACCTGACGCACGGGTTCATGACGGAGAAGAAGAAGATCTCTGCCACCTCTGTCTTCTTCGAGTCCATGCCCTACAAG gTCAACCCCAAGACGGGTTACATCGATTATGACCGCCTGGAGGAGAACGCCCGCCTGTTCCACCCCAAGCTGATCATAGCAG GCGTCAGCTGCTACTCGCGCAACCTGGACTACGCCCGCATGCGGAAGATCGCCGACGCCAACGGCGCCTACCTCATGGCCGACATGGCCCACATCAGCGGGCTGGTGGCCGCCGGCGTCGTGCCCTCGCCCTTCGACCACTGCGATGTCGTCTCCACCACCACGCACAAGACCctgcggggctgcagggccggCATGATCTTCTACCGCAAAG GCACCCGCAGCGTGGACCCCAAGACGGGCAAGGAAACGCTCTACAACCTGGAGAGCCTCATCAACCAGGCGGTCTTccccgggctgcaggggggccCGCACAACCACGCCATCGCAG GGATCGCCGTGGCGCTGCGGCAGGCCATGACGCCCGAGTTCAAGGCGTACCAGCAGCAGGTGGTGGCCAACTGCAGGGCGCTCTCGGCAGCGCTGATGGAGCTGGGCTACGACATTGTCACGG GGGGCTCCGACAACCACCTCATTCTCCTGGACCTGCGCAGCAGAGGCACGGACGGCGGCCGGGCCGAGCGGGTGCTGGAGCTCTGCTCCATCGCCTGCAACAAGAACACGTGCCCCG GCGACGTCAGCGCCCTGCGCCCCAGCGGTCTGCGCTTCGGGACGCCGGCTCTCACCTCCCGCGGCTTCCAGCAGGATGATTTCCGCATGGTGGCTCAGTACATccacagag GGATCGAGCTGACGCTGCGGGTGCAGAGCGACATGAGCCCCAAGGCCACGCTGAAGGAGTTCAAGGAGAAACTGGAGGAGGAGCAATACCAGAAGGAGCTCAAGGCACTGAAGGTGGAGGTGGAAGCCTTCGCAGCGACCTTCCCGCTCCCAGGGCTGCCTGTCCTGTAA
- the SHMT1 gene encoding serine hydroxymethyltransferase, cytosolic isoform X4, whose product MANSAANSGLPSAELWASHNKMVMEPLDSNDPEVHSIIKKEKQRQRLGLELIASENFASRAVLEALGSCLNNKYSEGYPGQRYYGGTEFVDELERLCQKRALQAYRLDPQKWGVNVQPYSGSPANFAVYTALVEPHGRIMGLDLPDGGHLTHGFMTEKKKISATSVFFESMPYKVNPKTGYIDYDRLEENARLFHPKLIIAGVSCYSRNLDYARMRKIADANGAYLMADMAHISGLVAAGVVPSPFDHCDVVSTTTHKTLRGCRAGMIFYRKGTRSVDPKTGKETLYNLESLINQAVFPGLQGGPHNHAIAGTQRRAGCPDLHWQCRTSPPALPKTLQQLLEAPQNSALPPPLPGLCLPAGIAVALRQAMTPEFKAYQQQVVANCRALSAALMELGYDIVTGGSDNHLILLDLRSRGTDGGRAERVLELCSIACNKNTCPGDVSALRPSGLRFGTPALTSRGFQQDDFRMVAQYIHRGIELTLRVQSDMSPKATLKEFKEKLEEEQYQKELKALKVEVEAFAATFPLPGLPVL is encoded by the exons ATGGCGAACTCGGCAGCGAACTCGGGCCTCCCTAGTGCGGAGCTCTGGGCCTCCCACAACAAGATGGTGATGGAGCCGCTCGACAGCAACGACCCGGAG GTGCACAGCATCATCAAGAAGGAGAAGCAGCggcagaggctggggctggagctgatCGCGTCGGAGAACTTTGCGAGCCGAGCGGTCCTGGAGGCCCTGGGATCCTGCCTGAACAACAAATACTCCGAGGGCTACCCAGGACAGAG GTACTACGGGGGGACCGAGTTCGTAGACGAGCTGGAAAGGCTGTGTCAGAAGCGAGCCCTGCAGGCGTACCGCCTCGACCCCCAGAAGTGGGGCGTCAACGTCCAGCCCTACTCAG GGTCCCCCGCCAACTTCGCCGTGTACACGGCCTTGGTGGAGCCTCACGGCAGGATCATGGGGCTGGACCTGCCCGACGGGGGGCACCTGACGCACGGGTTCATGACGGAGAAGAAGAAGATCTCTGCCACCTCTGTCTTCTTCGAGTCCATGCCCTACAAG gTCAACCCCAAGACGGGTTACATCGATTATGACCGCCTGGAGGAGAACGCCCGCCTGTTCCACCCCAAGCTGATCATAGCAG GCGTCAGCTGCTACTCGCGCAACCTGGACTACGCCCGCATGCGGAAGATCGCCGACGCCAACGGCGCCTACCTCATGGCCGACATGGCCCACATCAGCGGGCTGGTGGCCGCCGGCGTCGTGCCCTCGCCCTTCGACCACTGCGATGTCGTCTCCACCACCACGCACAAGACCctgcggggctgcagggccggCATGATCTTCTACCGCAAAG GCACCCGCAGCGTGGACCCCAAGACGGGCAAGGAAACGCTCTACAACCTGGAGAGCCTCATCAACCAGGCGGTCTTccccgggctgcaggggggccCGCACAACCACGCCATCGCAGGTACACAGCGCCGGGCTGGCTGCCCGGACTTGCACTGGCAGTGCCGCACATCCCCACCAGCTCTCCCGAAGACCCTCCAACAACTTTTGGAAGCCCCCCAGAACtcagccctccccccccccctccccgggcttTGCCTCCCCGCAGGGATCGCCGTGGCGCTGCGGCAGGCCATGACGCCCGAGTTCAAGGCGTACCAGCAGCAGGTGGTGGCCAACTGCAGGGCGCTCTCGGCAGCGCTGATGGAGCTGGGCTACGACATTGTCACGG GGGGCTCCGACAACCACCTCATTCTCCTGGACCTGCGCAGCAGAGGCACGGACGGCGGCCGGGCCGAGCGGGTGCTGGAGCTCTGCTCCATCGCCTGCAACAAGAACACGTGCCCCG GCGACGTCAGCGCCCTGCGCCCCAGCGGTCTGCGCTTCGGGACGCCGGCTCTCACCTCCCGCGGCTTCCAGCAGGATGATTTCCGCATGGTGGCTCAGTACATccacagag GGATCGAGCTGACGCTGCGGGTGCAGAGCGACATGAGCCCCAAGGCCACGCTGAAGGAGTTCAAGGAGAAACTGGAGGAGGAGCAATACCAGAAGGAGCTCAAGGCACTGAAGGTGGAGGTGGAAGCCTTCGCAGCGACCTTCCCGCTCCCAGGGCTGCCTGTCCTGTAA
- the SHMT1 gene encoding serine hydroxymethyltransferase, cytosolic isoform X2: MANSAANSGLPSAELWASHNKMVMEPLDSNDPEVHSIIKKEKQRQRLGLELIASENFASRAVLEALGSCLNNKYSEGYPGQRYYGGTEFVDELERLCQKRALQAYRLDPQKWGVNVQPYSGSPANFAVYTALVEPHGRIMGLDLPDGGHLTHGFMTEKKKISATSVFFESMPYKVNPKTGYIDYDRLEENARLFHPKLIIAGVSCYSRNLDYARMRKIADANGAYLMADMAHISGLVAAGVVPSPFDHCDVVSTTTHKTLRGCRAGMIFYRKGTRSVDPKTGKETLYNLESLINQAVFPGLQGGPHNHAIAGIAVALRQAMTPEFKAYQQQVVANCRALSAALMELGYDIVTGKERSGSPARGRLLRTVPGPSQASRVYVHRRDGQGAAVAVPQDSMKLFLTSFAKQPLPQEGTLLPSGSGAGPGEFPTPFLALVLIGSSLYPNLPSSQGAPTTTSFSWTCAAEARTAAGPSGCWSSAPSPATRTRAPVGTPFPPCLLLPAGPQATQSSPRRSQPRGARPSPRTRQSRCPARSLPRSAAGDVSALRPSGLRFGTPALTSRGFQQDDFRMVAQYIHRGIELTLRVQSDMSPKATLKEFKEKLEEEQYQKELKALKVEVEAFAATFPLPGLPVL; this comes from the exons ATGGCGAACTCGGCAGCGAACTCGGGCCTCCCTAGTGCGGAGCTCTGGGCCTCCCACAACAAGATGGTGATGGAGCCGCTCGACAGCAACGACCCGGAG GTGCACAGCATCATCAAGAAGGAGAAGCAGCggcagaggctggggctggagctgatCGCGTCGGAGAACTTTGCGAGCCGAGCGGTCCTGGAGGCCCTGGGATCCTGCCTGAACAACAAATACTCCGAGGGCTACCCAGGACAGAG GTACTACGGGGGGACCGAGTTCGTAGACGAGCTGGAAAGGCTGTGTCAGAAGCGAGCCCTGCAGGCGTACCGCCTCGACCCCCAGAAGTGGGGCGTCAACGTCCAGCCCTACTCAG GGTCCCCCGCCAACTTCGCCGTGTACACGGCCTTGGTGGAGCCTCACGGCAGGATCATGGGGCTGGACCTGCCCGACGGGGGGCACCTGACGCACGGGTTCATGACGGAGAAGAAGAAGATCTCTGCCACCTCTGTCTTCTTCGAGTCCATGCCCTACAAG gTCAACCCCAAGACGGGTTACATCGATTATGACCGCCTGGAGGAGAACGCCCGCCTGTTCCACCCCAAGCTGATCATAGCAG GCGTCAGCTGCTACTCGCGCAACCTGGACTACGCCCGCATGCGGAAGATCGCCGACGCCAACGGCGCCTACCTCATGGCCGACATGGCCCACATCAGCGGGCTGGTGGCCGCCGGCGTCGTGCCCTCGCCCTTCGACCACTGCGATGTCGTCTCCACCACCACGCACAAGACCctgcggggctgcagggccggCATGATCTTCTACCGCAAAG GCACCCGCAGCGTGGACCCCAAGACGGGCAAGGAAACGCTCTACAACCTGGAGAGCCTCATCAACCAGGCGGTCTTccccgggctgcaggggggccCGCACAACCACGCCATCGCAG GGATCGCCGTGGCGCTGCGGCAGGCCATGACGCCCGAGTTCAAGGCGTACCAGCAGCAGGTGGTGGCCAACTGCAGGGCGCTCTCGGCAGCGCTGATGGAGCTGGGCTACGACATTGTCACGGGTAAGGAGCGCTCGGGGTCACCGGCACGGGGCCGGCTCCTGCGCACGGTCCCAGGTCCAAGCCAGGCCTCCAGGGTGTACGTGCACAGACGCGACGGGCAGGGCGCTGCTGTAGCCGTTCCTCAGGACTCTATGAAACTATTTCTTACCAGCTTTGCTaagcagccccttccccaggaaGGCACCCTTCTGCCCTCCGGCTCCGGGGCGGGCCCTGGTGAATTTCCCACGCCTTTTCTTGCTTTAGTCTTGATCGGGAGCAGCCTTTACCCCAACCTCCCGTCTTCGCAGGGGGCTCCGACAACCACCTCATTCTCCTGGACCTGCGCAGCAGAGGCACGGACGGCGGCCGGGCCGAGCGGGTGCTGGAGCTCTGCTCCATCGCCTGCAACAAGAACACGTGCCCCGGTAGGCACCCCGTTTCCCCCatgcctcctgctcccagctggccCCCAGGCCACGCAGAGCTCCCCACGGcgctcccagccccggggggccaGGCCAAGTCCCCGCACACGGCAGTCACGGTGCCCGGCCCGGTCACTCCCTCGTTCTGCTGCAGGCGACGTCAGCGCCCTGCGCCCCAGCGGTCTGCGCTTCGGGACGCCGGCTCTCACCTCCCGCGGCTTCCAGCAGGATGATTTCCGCATGGTGGCTCAGTACATccacagag GGATCGAGCTGACGCTGCGGGTGCAGAGCGACATGAGCCCCAAGGCCACGCTGAAGGAGTTCAAGGAGAAACTGGAGGAGGAGCAATACCAGAAGGAGCTCAAGGCACTGAAGGTGGAGGTGGAAGCCTTCGCAGCGACCTTCCCGCTCCCAGGGCTGCCTGTCCTGTAA
- the SHMT1 gene encoding serine hydroxymethyltransferase, cytosolic isoform X1: protein MANSAANSGLPSAELWASHNKMVMEPLDSNDPEVHSIIKKEKQRQRLGLELIASENFASRAVLEALGSCLNNKYSEGYPGQRYYGGTEFVDELERLCQKRALQAYRLDPQKWGVNVQPYSGSPANFAVYTALVEPHGRIMGLDLPDGGHLTHGFMTEKKKISATSVFFESMPYKVNPKTGYIDYDRLEENARLFHPKLIIAGVSCYSRNLDYARMRKIADANGAYLMADMAHISGLVAAGVVPSPFDHCDVVSTTTHKTLRGCRAGMIFYRKGTRSVDPKTGKETLYNLESLINQAVFPGLQGGPHNHAIAGTQRRAGCPDLHWQCRTSPPALPKTLQQLLEAPQNSALPPPLPGLCLPAGIAVALRQAMTPEFKAYQQQVVANCRALSAALMELGYDIVTGKERSGSPARGRLLRTVPGPSQASRVYVHRRDGQGAAVAVPQDSMKLFLTSFAKQPLPQEGTLLPSGSGAGPGEFPTPFLALVLIGSSLYPNLPSSQGAPTTTSFSWTCAAEARTAAGPSGCWSSAPSPATRTRAPVGTPFPPCLLLPAGPQATQSSPRRSQPRGARPSPRTRQSRCPARSLPRSAAGDVSALRPSGLRFGTPALTSRGFQQDDFRMVAQYIHRGIELTLRVQSDMSPKATLKEFKEKLEEEQYQKELKALKVEVEAFAATFPLPGLPVL from the exons ATGGCGAACTCGGCAGCGAACTCGGGCCTCCCTAGTGCGGAGCTCTGGGCCTCCCACAACAAGATGGTGATGGAGCCGCTCGACAGCAACGACCCGGAG GTGCACAGCATCATCAAGAAGGAGAAGCAGCggcagaggctggggctggagctgatCGCGTCGGAGAACTTTGCGAGCCGAGCGGTCCTGGAGGCCCTGGGATCCTGCCTGAACAACAAATACTCCGAGGGCTACCCAGGACAGAG GTACTACGGGGGGACCGAGTTCGTAGACGAGCTGGAAAGGCTGTGTCAGAAGCGAGCCCTGCAGGCGTACCGCCTCGACCCCCAGAAGTGGGGCGTCAACGTCCAGCCCTACTCAG GGTCCCCCGCCAACTTCGCCGTGTACACGGCCTTGGTGGAGCCTCACGGCAGGATCATGGGGCTGGACCTGCCCGACGGGGGGCACCTGACGCACGGGTTCATGACGGAGAAGAAGAAGATCTCTGCCACCTCTGTCTTCTTCGAGTCCATGCCCTACAAG gTCAACCCCAAGACGGGTTACATCGATTATGACCGCCTGGAGGAGAACGCCCGCCTGTTCCACCCCAAGCTGATCATAGCAG GCGTCAGCTGCTACTCGCGCAACCTGGACTACGCCCGCATGCGGAAGATCGCCGACGCCAACGGCGCCTACCTCATGGCCGACATGGCCCACATCAGCGGGCTGGTGGCCGCCGGCGTCGTGCCCTCGCCCTTCGACCACTGCGATGTCGTCTCCACCACCACGCACAAGACCctgcggggctgcagggccggCATGATCTTCTACCGCAAAG GCACCCGCAGCGTGGACCCCAAGACGGGCAAGGAAACGCTCTACAACCTGGAGAGCCTCATCAACCAGGCGGTCTTccccgggctgcaggggggccCGCACAACCACGCCATCGCAGGTACACAGCGCCGGGCTGGCTGCCCGGACTTGCACTGGCAGTGCCGCACATCCCCACCAGCTCTCCCGAAGACCCTCCAACAACTTTTGGAAGCCCCCCAGAACtcagccctccccccccccctccccgggcttTGCCTCCCCGCAGGGATCGCCGTGGCGCTGCGGCAGGCCATGACGCCCGAGTTCAAGGCGTACCAGCAGCAGGTGGTGGCCAACTGCAGGGCGCTCTCGGCAGCGCTGATGGAGCTGGGCTACGACATTGTCACGGGTAAGGAGCGCTCGGGGTCACCGGCACGGGGCCGGCTCCTGCGCACGGTCCCAGGTCCAAGCCAGGCCTCCAGGGTGTACGTGCACAGACGCGACGGGCAGGGCGCTGCTGTAGCCGTTCCTCAGGACTCTATGAAACTATTTCTTACCAGCTTTGCTaagcagccccttccccaggaaGGCACCCTTCTGCCCTCCGGCTCCGGGGCGGGCCCTGGTGAATTTCCCACGCCTTTTCTTGCTTTAGTCTTGATCGGGAGCAGCCTTTACCCCAACCTCCCGTCTTCGCAGGGGGCTCCGACAACCACCTCATTCTCCTGGACCTGCGCAGCAGAGGCACGGACGGCGGCCGGGCCGAGCGGGTGCTGGAGCTCTGCTCCATCGCCTGCAACAAGAACACGTGCCCCGGTAGGCACCCCGTTTCCCCCatgcctcctgctcccagctggccCCCAGGCCACGCAGAGCTCCCCACGGcgctcccagccccggggggccaGGCCAAGTCCCCGCACACGGCAGTCACGGTGCCCGGCCCGGTCACTCCCTCGTTCTGCTGCAGGCGACGTCAGCGCCCTGCGCCCCAGCGGTCTGCGCTTCGGGACGCCGGCTCTCACCTCCCGCGGCTTCCAGCAGGATGATTTCCGCATGGTGGCTCAGTACATccacagag GGATCGAGCTGACGCTGCGGGTGCAGAGCGACATGAGCCCCAAGGCCACGCTGAAGGAGTTCAAGGAGAAACTGGAGGAGGAGCAATACCAGAAGGAGCTCAAGGCACTGAAGGTGGAGGTGGAAGCCTTCGCAGCGACCTTCCCGCTCCCAGGGCTGCCTGTCCTGTAA
- the SHMT1 gene encoding serine hydroxymethyltransferase, cytosolic isoform X5, protein MANSAANSGLPSAELWASHNKMVMEPLDSNDPEVHSIIKKEKQRQRLGLELIASENFASRAVLEALGSCLNNKYSEGYPGQRYYGGTEFVDELERLCQKRALQAYRLDPQKWGVNVQPYSGSPANFAVYTALVEPHGRIMGLDLPDGGHLTHGFMTEKKKISATSVFFESMPYKVNPKTGYIDYDRLEENARLFHPKLIIAGVSCYSRNLDYARMRKIADANGAYLMADMAHISGLVAAGVVPSPFDHCDVVSTTTHKTLRGCRAGMIFYRKGTRSVDPKTGKETLYNLESLINQAVFPGLQGGPHNHAIAGIAVALRQAMTPEFKAYQQQVVANCRALSAALMELGYDIVTGKERSGSPARGRLLRTVPGPSQASRVYVHRRDGQGAAVAVPQDSMKLFLTSFAKQPLPQEGTLLPSGSGAGPGEFPTPFLALVLIGSSLYPNLPSSQGAPTTTSFSWTCAAEARTAAGPSGCWSSAPSPATRTRAPATSAPCAPAVCASGRRLSPPAASSRMISAWWLSTSTEGSS, encoded by the exons ATGGCGAACTCGGCAGCGAACTCGGGCCTCCCTAGTGCGGAGCTCTGGGCCTCCCACAACAAGATGGTGATGGAGCCGCTCGACAGCAACGACCCGGAG GTGCACAGCATCATCAAGAAGGAGAAGCAGCggcagaggctggggctggagctgatCGCGTCGGAGAACTTTGCGAGCCGAGCGGTCCTGGAGGCCCTGGGATCCTGCCTGAACAACAAATACTCCGAGGGCTACCCAGGACAGAG GTACTACGGGGGGACCGAGTTCGTAGACGAGCTGGAAAGGCTGTGTCAGAAGCGAGCCCTGCAGGCGTACCGCCTCGACCCCCAGAAGTGGGGCGTCAACGTCCAGCCCTACTCAG GGTCCCCCGCCAACTTCGCCGTGTACACGGCCTTGGTGGAGCCTCACGGCAGGATCATGGGGCTGGACCTGCCCGACGGGGGGCACCTGACGCACGGGTTCATGACGGAGAAGAAGAAGATCTCTGCCACCTCTGTCTTCTTCGAGTCCATGCCCTACAAG gTCAACCCCAAGACGGGTTACATCGATTATGACCGCCTGGAGGAGAACGCCCGCCTGTTCCACCCCAAGCTGATCATAGCAG GCGTCAGCTGCTACTCGCGCAACCTGGACTACGCCCGCATGCGGAAGATCGCCGACGCCAACGGCGCCTACCTCATGGCCGACATGGCCCACATCAGCGGGCTGGTGGCCGCCGGCGTCGTGCCCTCGCCCTTCGACCACTGCGATGTCGTCTCCACCACCACGCACAAGACCctgcggggctgcagggccggCATGATCTTCTACCGCAAAG GCACCCGCAGCGTGGACCCCAAGACGGGCAAGGAAACGCTCTACAACCTGGAGAGCCTCATCAACCAGGCGGTCTTccccgggctgcaggggggccCGCACAACCACGCCATCGCAG GGATCGCCGTGGCGCTGCGGCAGGCCATGACGCCCGAGTTCAAGGCGTACCAGCAGCAGGTGGTGGCCAACTGCAGGGCGCTCTCGGCAGCGCTGATGGAGCTGGGCTACGACATTGTCACGGGTAAGGAGCGCTCGGGGTCACCGGCACGGGGCCGGCTCCTGCGCACGGTCCCAGGTCCAAGCCAGGCCTCCAGGGTGTACGTGCACAGACGCGACGGGCAGGGCGCTGCTGTAGCCGTTCCTCAGGACTCTATGAAACTATTTCTTACCAGCTTTGCTaagcagccccttccccaggaaGGCACCCTTCTGCCCTCCGGCTCCGGGGCGGGCCCTGGTGAATTTCCCACGCCTTTTCTTGCTTTAGTCTTGATCGGGAGCAGCCTTTACCCCAACCTCCCGTCTTCGCAGGGGGCTCCGACAACCACCTCATTCTCCTGGACCTGCGCAGCAGAGGCACGGACGGCGGCCGGGCCGAGCGGGTGCTGGAGCTCTGCTCCATCGCCTGCAACAAGAACACGTGCCCCG GCGACGTCAGCGCCCTGCGCCCCAGCGGTCTGCGCTTCGGGACGCCGGCTCTCACCTCCCGCGGCTTCCAGCAGGATGATTTCCGCATGGTGGCTCAGTACATccacagag GGATCGAGCTGA